GTCGTGTCTTGCGCTGAATGTCGCGGACGACCTTCTCCGCGCTTTGTCCCTTTCCCATCGGATTCTCCTTCCGTTTGGGCCGGGAGTGTCTCTTATTTCATCGACCTATTTGGTCCAACCGTCTCTGAACCCGAACACCCGCTCCAGATTCCGGCGGCGCGTCAGGAATCGCAGTTCGTCCAGCCGATCGACTTCTATCCGACGTTTGCCGAGCTCGCCGGGATCACCGGTGCCCCGGTCAACGGCCAAAGCCTCGTGCCGTTGTTCCAGGGCAACGCGG
The nucleotide sequence above comes from Candidatus Binatia bacterium. Encoded proteins:
- a CDS encoding DUF4976 domain-containing protein, giving the protein VVSCAECRGRPSPRFVPFPSDSPSVWAGSVSYFIDLFGPTVSEPEHPLQIPAARQESQFVQPIDFYPTFAELAGITGAPVNGQSLVPLFQGNAGSWRQSILIEHFSPAAGVDTSHGIRTHEWKLIRTEAVSGVTVELYNMENDPFELNNVADEPGRAGVVASLSAQLDLLKLE